From the genome of Lotus japonicus ecotype B-129 chromosome 6, LjGifu_v1.2, one region includes:
- the LOC130723829 gene encoding non-functional NADPH-dependent codeinone reductase 2-like, which yields MSSSLIVPNVVLSNNRNLPVIGFGTATILGSAPGDDTTKVAVLDAIKLGYRHFDTASIYGSEEALGEAIAEALKLGLVGSRDELFVTSKLWCSDNHPDLVLRALKKTLQSLKLEYVDLYLIHWPIALKPGNWDMPYDEEAMAPFDLKGVWTKMEECQQLGLTKGIGVSNFSCKKLENLLSFANIPPAVNQIRMNPTWQQKKLKDYCQAKGIFITAYSPLGAKGTVWGTNDVMDNELLKEIANAHGKSFAQVCLRWLYEEGVTMAVKSYNKERMKQNLEIFDWSLTKDDYEKINQVKQHLSLKYGPAKFVEDLWDEEN from the exons ATGTCTTCATCACTAATCGTTCCAAATGTGGTGCTCTCCAACAACCGAAACTTACCGGTGATTGGATTCGGAACTGCTACCATCTTAGGCTCCGCTCCCGGCGATGACACCACCAAGGTGGCAGTGCTAGATGCCATTAAGCTCGGTTACAGGCACTTTGACACAGCTTCGATTTATGGGTCAGAGGAGGCACTTGGAGAAGCCATAGCTGAAGCATTAAAACTTGGTCTCGTTGGATCTAGAGATGAACTCTTTGTCACTTCCAAGCTCTGGTGCTCTGATAATCATCCTGATCTTGTTCTTCGTGCTTTGAAGAAAACACTTCA GTCACTGAAATTAGAATATGTAGATCTTTATTTGATCCACTGGCCCATTGCTTTGAAGCCTGGAAATTGGGACATGCCTTATGATGAAGAGGCCATGGCCCCATTTGACTTGAAGGGTGTGTGGACAAAAATGGAGGAATGCCAACAACTGGGGCTTACAAAAGGCATTGGAGTCAGCAACTTCAGTTGCAAAAAACTTGAAAATTTGCTCTCATTTGCCAATATTCCTCCTGCTGTCAACCAA ATTAGGATGAATCCTACTTGGCAGCAAAAGAAGTTAAAAGACTACTGCCAAGCAAAAGGAATATTCATAACTGCCTACTCTCCTTTGGGAGCCAAAGGTACCGTTTGGGGTACCAATGATGTTATGGACAATGAATTGCTCAAGGAAATTGCAAATGCTCATGGAAAATCTTTTGCTCAG GTATGTCTAAGATGGTTGTATGAGGAAGGCGTAACTATGGCAGTTAAGAGCTACAACAAAGAAAGAATGAAGCAAAATCTGGAAATATTTGATTGGTCACTTACAAAAGATGACtatgaaaaaattaatcaaGTCAAGCAGCACCTTTCGTTGAAGTATGGACCAGCAAAGTTCGTTGAGGACCTTTGGGATGAAGAAAATTAA
- the LOC130723971 gene encoding non-functional NADPH-dependent codeinone reductase 2-like: protein MSSSLIVPNVVLSNNQNLPVIGFGTATILGSAPGDDTTKVAVLDAIKLGCRHFDTASIYGSEEALGEAIAEALKLGLVGSRDELFVTSKLWCSDNHPDLVLPALKKTLQSLKLEYVDLHLIHWPIALKPGNWDMPYDEEAMAPFDLKGVWTKMEECQQLGLTKGIGVSNFSCKKLENLLSFANIPPAVNQIRMNPTWQQKKLKDYCQAKGIFITAYSPLGAKGTVWGTNDVMDNELLKEIANAHGKSFAQICLRWLYEEGVTMAVKSYNKERMKQNLEIFDWSLTKDDYEKINQVKQHLSLKYGPAKFVEDLWDEEN from the exons ATGTCTTCATCACTAATCGTTCCAAATGTGGTGCTCTCCAACAACCAAAACTTACCGGTGATTGGATTCGGAACTGCTACTATCTTAGGCTCCGCTCCCGGCGATGACACCACGAAGGTGGCAGTGCTAGATGCCATTAAGCTCGGTTGCAGGCACTTTGACACAGCTTCGATTTATGGGTCAGAGGAGGCACTTGGAGAAGCCATAGCTGAAGCATTAAAACTTGGTCTCGTTGGGTCTAGAGATGAACTCTTTGTCACTTCCAAGCTCTGGTGCTCTGATAATCATCCTGATCTTGTTCTTCCTGCTTTGAAGAAAACACTTCA GTCACTGAAATTAGAATATGTAGATCTTCATTTGATCCACTGGCCCATTGCTTTGAAGCCTGGAAATTGGGACATGCCTTATGATGAAGAGGCCATGGCCCCATTTGACTTGAAGGGTGTGTGGACAAAAATGGAGGAATGCCAACAACTGGGGCTTACAAAAGGCATTGGAGTCAGCAACTTCAGTTGCAAAAAACTTGAAAATTTGCTCTCATTTGCCAATATTCCTCCTGCTGTCAACCAA ATTAGGATGAATCCTACTTGGCAGCAAAAGAAGTTAAAAGACTACTGCCAAGCAAAAGGAATATTCATAACTGCCTACTCTCCTTTGGGAGCCAAAGGTACCGTTTGGGGTACCAATGATGTTATGGACAATGAATTGCTCAAGGAAATTGCAAATGCTCATGGAAAATCTTTTGCTCAG ATATGTCTAAGATGGTTGTATGAGGAAGGCGTAACTATGGCAGTTAAGAGCTACAACAAAGAAAGAATGAAGCAAAATCTGGAAATATTTGATTGGTCACTTACAAAAGATGACtatgaaaaaattaatcaaGTCAAGCAGCACCTTTCGTTGAAGTATGGACCAGCAAAGTTCGTTGAGGACCTTTGGGATGAAGAAAATTAA